From one Danio rerio strain Tuebingen ecotype United States chromosome 19, GRCz12tu, whole genome shotgun sequence genomic stretch:
- the ft2 gene encoding alpha(1,3)fucosyltransferase gene 2 isoform X1, translating to MVTLHRDALDFLHRVMNKITVMDKLTPPSKSTQKLILVTFMLISFVCIFYVYYNPNTTFFKYPTVGIHANSSCSETCLHVLKMQNYECIMKNASDNPLTTPAPNPAKEDQDIIVLIWMAPFGVRFDLKDCGSEYNIHGCQLTYDRSMIQQAHGVMFHHRDMSADFPQPPRPAFQKWIWWNMESPSHCNQNDFLNDRFNVTSSYNRNSDIPVPYGRLVDATDEQKNFTIPKKDKLVCWIVSNFQEHHKRTHFYYEFAKHINVETYGGHFNNRINSEDYGNVVSSCKFYLSFENSIHRDYFTEKLFNPLALGTVPVVIGPPRYNYEEFIPRDAFIHVDDFPSPKELADHLISLDQNEEQYKQFFNWRKLYVSKSTSFGLEHSCKICDYLKRNKHYIAVTDLKGWFWG from the exons ATGGTGACATTACACCGGGATGCTCTAGATTTTTTACATCGAG TGATGAATAAAATAACAGTGATGGATAAGCTCACACCTCCGTCAAAATCCACTCAGAAACTAATCCTTGTCACATTCATGTTGATATCTTTTGTATGTATATTCTATGTCTACTACAATCCAAACACAACCTTTTTCAAATACCCTACTGTGGGCATCCACGCAAACAGCAGCTGCTCAGAAACTTGCCTCCATGTTCTGAAAATGCAGAACTATGAATGTATTATGAAAAACGCCTCAGACAATCCATTGACAACACCAGCGCCAAATCCTGCTAAAGAGGATCAAGACATCATCGTGTTGATCTGGATGGCTCCTTTTGGAGTACGTTTTGATTTGAAAGATTGTGGCTCAGAGTACAACATCCATGGCTGTCAATTAACATACGACAGAAGTATGATCCAGCAAGCGCATGGAGTTATGTTTCACCACAGAGATATGAGCGCGGATTTTCCGCAACCCCCTCGACCAGCTTTCCAAAAGTGGATATGGTGGAATATGGAGTCTCCGAGTCATTGCAATCAAAATGACTTCCTAAATGATCGGTTTAACGTGACGTCAAGTTACAACAGGAATTCAGATATTCCAGTGCCTTACGGTCGACTCGTCGATGCCACAGATGAACAGAAAAACTTCACCATCCCCAAAAAGGATAAACTAGTTTGCTGGATAGTAAGTAACTTCCAAGAACACCACAAGCGCACACATTTCTACTACGAGTTTGCGAAACACATTAATGTGGAAACCTATGGAGGGCACTTTAACAATCGAATTAATAGTGAAGATTATGGAAATGTGGTGTCCAGTTGTAAATTCTACCTGTCCTTTGAGAACTCCATTCACAGAGACTATTTCACTGAGAAGCTGTTCAATCCTTTAGCGCTCGGAACAGTTCCAGTCGTAATTGGCCCGCCCAGATATAACTACGAAGAGTTCATACCAAGAGACGCCTTCATCCATGTGGATGATTTCCCATCTCCCAAGGAACTGGCGGATCACCTTATATCCTTGGACCAAAACGAGGAACAGTACAAACAGTTTTTCAACTGGAGGAAACTTTATGTTTCAAAGAGTACATCGTTTGGGCTTGAACATTCCTGTAAGATCTGTGATTATCTTAAAAGGAATAAGCACTATATAGCCGTTACGGATCTCAAAGGGTGGTTCTGGGGTTAA
- the ft2 gene encoding alpha(1,3)fucosyltransferase gene 2: protein MNKITVMDKLTPPSKSTQKLILVTFMLISFVCIFYVYYNPNTTFFKYPTVGIHANSSCSETCLHVLKMQNYECIMKNASDNPLTTPAPNPAKEDQDIIVLIWMAPFGVRFDLKDCGSEYNIHGCQLTYDRSMIQQAHGVMFHHRDMSADFPQPPRPAFQKWIWWNMESPSHCNQNDFLNDRFNVTSSYNRNSDIPVPYGRLVDATDEQKNFTIPKKDKLVCWIVSNFQEHHKRTHFYYEFAKHINVETYGGHFNNRINSEDYGNVVSSCKFYLSFENSIHRDYFTEKLFNPLALGTVPVVIGPPRYNYEEFIPRDAFIHVDDFPSPKELADHLISLDQNEEQYKQFFNWRKLYVSKSTSFGLEHSCKICDYLKRNKHYIAVTDLKGWFWG, encoded by the coding sequence ATGAATAAAATAACAGTGATGGATAAGCTCACACCTCCGTCAAAATCCACTCAGAAACTAATCCTTGTCACATTCATGTTGATATCTTTTGTATGTATATTCTATGTCTACTACAATCCAAACACAACCTTTTTCAAATACCCTACTGTGGGCATCCACGCAAACAGCAGCTGCTCAGAAACTTGCCTCCATGTTCTGAAAATGCAGAACTATGAATGTATTATGAAAAACGCCTCAGACAATCCATTGACAACACCAGCGCCAAATCCTGCTAAAGAGGATCAAGACATCATCGTGTTGATCTGGATGGCTCCTTTTGGAGTACGTTTTGATTTGAAAGATTGTGGCTCAGAGTACAACATCCATGGCTGTCAATTAACATACGACAGAAGTATGATCCAGCAAGCGCATGGAGTTATGTTTCACCACAGAGATATGAGCGCGGATTTTCCGCAACCCCCTCGACCAGCTTTCCAAAAGTGGATATGGTGGAATATGGAGTCTCCGAGTCATTGCAATCAAAATGACTTCCTAAATGATCGGTTTAACGTGACGTCAAGTTACAACAGGAATTCAGATATTCCAGTGCCTTACGGTCGACTCGTCGATGCCACAGATGAACAGAAAAACTTCACCATCCCCAAAAAGGATAAACTAGTTTGCTGGATAGTAAGTAACTTCCAAGAACACCACAAGCGCACACATTTCTACTACGAGTTTGCGAAACACATTAATGTGGAAACCTATGGAGGGCACTTTAACAATCGAATTAATAGTGAAGATTATGGAAATGTGGTGTCCAGTTGTAAATTCTACCTGTCCTTTGAGAACTCCATTCACAGAGACTATTTCACTGAGAAGCTGTTCAATCCTTTAGCGCTCGGAACAGTTCCAGTCGTAATTGGCCCGCCCAGATATAACTACGAAGAGTTCATACCAAGAGACGCCTTCATCCATGTGGATGATTTCCCATCTCCCAAGGAACTGGCGGATCACCTTATATCCTTGGACCAAAACGAGGAACAGTACAAACAGTTTTTCAACTGGAGGAAACTTTATGTTTCAAAGAGTACATCGTTTGGGCTTGAACATTCCTGTAAGATCTGTGATTATCTTAAAAGGAATAAGCACTATATAGCCGTTACGGATCTCAAAGGGTGGTTCTGGGGTTAA
- the ft1 gene encoding alpha(1,3)fucosyltransferase gene 1, with the protein MDKITLTPPSKAVQKLIIATFMLISFVCIFFVYYNPNTTFFKFPAVDVHTNSSCTETCLDVLKTQNYKCTIKNASDNPSTTPVPNPAPTTAKKDDQETILLIWVYPFGARFDLGVCGSQFNIHGCHLTDDRSMIQKAHGVMFHHRDLSADLPQPPRPAFQKWIWWNMESPSNSHPNSLINDGFNLTSSFRKDSDIPVPYGRLIDATDEQKNFTIPKKDKLVCWIVSNFQEHHKRSQYYNELVKHIKVEAYGGHFNNRVNDEDYGNVVSSCKFYLSFENSIHRDYFTEKLFNPLALGTVPVVLGPSRDNYEEFIPRDAFIHVDDFPTPKELADHLKLLDQNEEQYRQYFSWRKHFISMSSSFGLEHACRTCDYLKRNKHYIAIKDLKGWFWG; encoded by the coding sequence atggataaaataacaCTCACACCTCCATCCAAAGCCGTTCAGAAGTTAATCATTGCCACATTCATGTTGATATcttttgtatgtatattttttgtCTACTACAATCCAAACACAACCTTTTTCAAATTCCCTGCTGTGGACGTCCATACAAACAGCAGCTGCACAGAAACTTGCCTCGATGTTTTGAAGACGCAGAACTACAAATGCACTATAAAAAACGCCTCAGACAATCCATCGACAACACCAGTGCCAAATCCTGCACCGACTACTGCTAAAAAAGACGATCAAGAAACCATCCTGTTGATCTGGGTGTATCCTTTCGGAGCACGTTTTGACTTGGGAGTGTGTGGTTCGCAGTTCAACATCCACGGCTGTCATTTAACAGACGACAGAAGTATGATCCAGAAAGCGCATGGAGTTATGTTTCACCACAGAGATCTGAGCGCGGATTTGCCGCAACCCCCTCGACCAGCTTTCCAAAAGTGGATATGGTGGAATATGGAGTCTCCGAGTAATTCCCATCCAAACAGCTTGATAAATGATGGGTTTAATCTGACGTCAAGTTTCCGCAAGGATTCAGATATTCCAGTGCCTTACGGTCGACTCATTGATGCCACGGACGAACAGAAAAACTTCACCATCCCCAAAAAGGATAAACTAGTTTGCTGGATAGTAAGTAACTTTCAAGAACACCACAAACGTTCACAGTACTATAATGAGTTGGTGAAACACATTAAAGTGGAGGCCTATGGAGGGCACTTCAATAACCGGGTTAATGATGAAGACTATGGAAATGTGGTGTCCAGTTGTAAATTCTACCTGTCCTTTGAGAACTCCATTCACAGAGACTATTTCACTGAGAAGCTGTTCAATCCTTTAGCGCTCGGTACGGTTCCTGTTGTACTTGGCCCTTCCAGAGATAACTATGAGGAGTTTATACCAAGAGACGCCTTCATCCATGTGGATGATTTCCCAACTCCCAAGGAACTGGCGGATCACCTTAAACTCTTGGACCAAAACGAGGAACAGTACAGACAGTATTTCAGCTGGaggaaacattttatttcaatgaGTTCATCATTTGGGCTTGAACATGCCTGTAGGACTTGTGATTATCTTAAAAGGAATAAGCACTATATAGCTATTAAAGATCTGAAAGGGTGGTTCTGGGGTTAA